From the genome of Staphylococcus haemolyticus, one region includes:
- the pmtB gene encoding phenol-soluble modulin export ABC transporter permease subunit PmtB, with amino-acid sequence MKQLLIRNFKCRSITIAIYILLLLLNPLYAFVFSKTELYFLFYAPIAITLMAVSILDSGHLFRLHRRLGGKSSYLFYESLPVSKKDMLNANYITCIVLTLFGGFIIALYNFQSSNIDFGDLRYSTAIAFIFVNFLSIPIAFSRNTEKKREGISYAPYILIMMLVIPFAITIVFTLINAFVFHHHISYNIFGIYYNYGLLSLSIVWMILNYLIQLKRIIQRENKGGPI; translated from the coding sequence ATGAAGCAATTACTAATTAGAAATTTTAAATGTAGGAGTATAACGATTGCCATTTATATCTTATTACTTCTATTAAATCCGTTATATGCTTTCGTATTTTCTAAAACAGAACTTTATTTTTTATTCTATGCACCGATTGCAATCACATTAATGGCGGTTAGCATATTAGACTCTGGACACTTGTTTAGACTACATAGAAGATTAGGAGGTAAAAGTTCATATTTGTTTTACGAAAGTTTACCTGTCTCTAAAAAAGACATGCTTAATGCGAATTACATTACCTGTATCGTATTAACACTTTTTGGTGGTTTTATTATCGCTTTGTACAATTTTCAATCTTCTAATATTGATTTTGGGGATTTAAGATACTCAACTGCGATTGCTTTTATATTTGTAAATTTTTTAAGTATTCCAATTGCATTTAGTAGGAATACTGAAAAGAAACGCGAAGGGATATCATATGCACCTTATATCTTGATAATGATGTTAGTTATTCCATTTGCTATTACAATAGTTTTTACACTAATTAATGCATTCGTTTTTCATCATCATATTTCTTATAATATCTTTGGCATATATTACAATTATGGTTTATTAAGCTTAAGTATTGTTTGGATGATTTTAAATTATTTGATTCAATTAAAACGTATAATTCAGCGTGAAAATAAAGGAGGGCCTATATGA
- the pmtC gene encoding phenol-soluble modulin export ABC transporter ATP-binding protein PmtC — MKLENITKTYGDNNVLDNINFDFGNSKIVGLIGKNGVGKTTLMKVMNGNIINFKGKVQLNDNENVGYLIEHPKLYDNKTGLNNLKLFAQVLGKGFDKEYTDKIIDAFGMRPYIKKKVKKYSMGMKQKLAIAVSLMNKPKYLILDEPTNGMDPDGSIDVLETIQSLVNDLEMKILISSHKLEDIELICDRAVFLRDGNFVQDVNMKDGSAQDHTSIKFEVSEFNTALDYLTEHFNVLQSHKDSGEIMIKAQKDYKQLLKSLAQKDLYPKYIETRKSSLRDTYFNINQRGDK; from the coding sequence ATGAAATTAGAAAATATTACAAAAACATATGGAGATAACAATGTTTTAGATAATATCAATTTTGATTTTGGAAATAGCAAAATTGTAGGTTTAATTGGTAAAAATGGTGTTGGTAAAACAACATTAATGAAAGTCATGAATGGCAATATTATTAATTTTAAAGGAAAAGTTCAATTAAATGATAACGAGAACGTTGGCTATCTTATTGAACATCCGAAATTATATGATAATAAAACAGGATTAAATAACTTGAAATTATTTGCTCAAGTTCTAGGCAAAGGTTTCGACAAGGAATATACAGATAAAATCATAGACGCATTTGGCATGAGACCTTACATTAAGAAAAAAGTGAAAAAGTATTCAATGGGTATGAAACAAAAACTTGCGATTGCAGTTTCATTAATGAACAAACCCAAATATCTAATTCTTGATGAACCGACAAACGGTATGGATCCAGATGGCTCAATTGATGTATTAGAGACAATTCAATCATTAGTGAATGATTTAGAAATGAAAATTCTAATTTCAAGTCATAAATTGGAAGATATTGAATTGATTTGTGATAGAGCTGTCTTTCTACGTGATGGAAACTTTGTACAAGATGTCAATATGAAAGATGGTAGTGCGCAAGATCATACATCGATTAAATTTGAAGTTAGTGAATTTAATACAGCACTAGATTATTTAACAGAACATTTTAACGTGCTTCAATCACACAAAGATAGTGGAGAAATAATGATTAAAGCACAAAAAGATTATAAACAATTACTCAAATCTTTAGCACAAAAAGATTTATATCCTAAGTATATTGAAACAAGAAAAAGTTCGCTTCGTGATACGTACTTTAATATTAATCAAAGAGGTGACAAATAA
- the pmtD gene encoding phenol-soluble modulin export ABC transporter permease subunit PmtD: MRSLQLVKYDILSFCKSYLTYIALILIWLVLGLITFLMARNNDQVNYSSILSMANWMFLFFGLLVVIKTITRDYSQGTIQLYMNKVKNRIGYIIAKTISIILFSFIFAFITYITLMLVQAFTEGKNLDGDKFLTNIWFYLIFLLFFGLLLFLVTLIVQKPAVIFTLGIFLVFIVPFIQPFIGLIPDWGEKIQKSLKYIPFSYLTEKSQTDSIKFSNWQWFISLASIVILFIANIAYAAKRDI, translated from the coding sequence ATGAGAAGTTTACAATTAGTTAAATATGATATATTGAGTTTTTGTAAAAGCTATTTAACATATATAGCACTAATTTTAATCTGGTTAGTATTAGGATTAATAACGTTCTTAATGGCACGAAATAATGATCAAGTAAATTATTCATCTATTTTATCTATGGCAAATTGGATGTTCTTATTCTTTGGCTTGTTAGTAGTGATTAAGACAATTACACGCGATTATTCACAAGGTACGATTCAACTTTATATGAATAAAGTGAAAAATAGAATTGGGTATATTATTGCTAAAACAATTTCAATTATTTTATTTTCATTCATTTTTGCATTCATCACATATATCACATTAATGTTAGTACAAGCATTTACAGAAGGAAAAAATTTAGACGGAGATAAGTTCTTAACGAACATTTGGTTCTATCTTATCTTCTTACTGTTCTTTGGTTTACTCTTATTCTTAGTTACATTAATTGTTCAAAAACCGGCAGTAATCTTTACACTAGGTATATTCTTAGTATTTATAGTTCCATTTATTCAACCTTTTATTGGTTTGATTCCTGACTGGGGAGAAAAAATTCAAAAATCATTAAAGTATATTCCGTTTAGTTATTTAACTGAGAAATCTCAAACGGATAGTATTAAATTTTCAAATTGGCAATGGTTTATTTCTTTAGCATCAATTGTTATTTTATTCATTGCGAATATTGCTTATGCAGCTAAAAGGGATATATAA
- a CDS encoding thioredoxin family protein: MANLETYFNNSQPLDEYIDSMTVNKDNVLTIYNAFTLPSSDDRINQLKDSSYSKVLVISEDWCGDAMMNLPILKRISESLQLEVRVFHRDEDTNLIDQYLTNGTARSIPIFIFMNDQFEQVSVWGPRAREAQEFVTQLRAEKLPPKDAHNYEDKEKEVHHEITSKYKSDTDLWNQVYDSIISKLML; encoded by the coding sequence ATGGCTAATTTAGAAACATATTTTAATAATAGTCAGCCACTTGATGAATATATCGATAGCATGACTGTGAATAAAGATAATGTACTAACAATTTACAATGCATTCACACTACCTTCGTCTGACGATAGAATCAATCAACTTAAAGATAGTTCTTATTCTAAAGTCTTGGTTATAAGTGAAGATTGGTGCGGCGACGCTATGATGAACTTACCTATATTAAAGCGTATAAGTGAATCACTACAGCTAGAAGTACGCGTATTCCATAGAGATGAAGACACAAATCTCATTGATCAATATTTAACAAATGGTACAGCACGCTCGATTCCAATCTTTATCTTTATGAATGATCAATTTGAACAGGTGAGTGTTTGGGGCCCTAGAGCTCGTGAAGCCCAAGAATTTGTTACTCAACTTAGAGCTGAAAAACTACCACCTAAAGATGCACACAATTATGAGGATAAAGAAAAAGAAGTACATCATGAAATCACTTCTAAATATAAATCAGATACTGACTTATGGAATCAAGTTTATGACTCTATAATCAGTAAGTTAATGCTATAA
- a CDS encoding HAAS signaling domain-containing protein: MDKITFLNELELELDELPRKEKDKLMDDYENHFYEQESKGKSEKDIISDLREPHDIGIEVKAKEAISYAKVTPNLRNIIRAIMASLSLGVLSFFFIIIPIVIFIALLIVVFIFSVFLISLPLIIISMSIIKGIVDSFSNFLFSISYAGLGIVLFVVTMKITQNLYRLVLKYLTWYIQTVKGRIKQ, encoded by the coding sequence ATGGATAAGATTACCTTTTTAAATGAACTTGAATTAGAACTTGATGAATTACCAAGAAAAGAAAAAGATAAACTCATGGATGATTATGAAAATCATTTCTATGAACAAGAATCGAAAGGGAAATCAGAAAAAGATATTATATCGGATTTAAGAGAACCACATGATATAGGTATAGAAGTTAAAGCCAAAGAAGCAATATCCTATGCTAAAGTAACACCTAACCTACGTAATATTATTAGGGCTATAATGGCTTCATTAAGTCTTGGCGTGCTTTCTTTTTTCTTCATCATCATCCCTATTGTAATATTTATAGCATTATTGATTGTAGTGTTTATATTCTCTGTTTTTTTAATTTCTCTTCCATTAATAATAATATCAATGAGTATCATTAAAGGGATTGTTGATTCGTTTAGCAATTTCTTATTTAGCATTTCATATGCCGGATTAGGTATCGTCTTATTTGTAGTTACCATGAAAATTACACAAAATTTATATCGACTTGTATTAAAATATTTAACTTGGTATATCCAAACGGTTAAAGGAAGAATTAAACAATGA
- a CDS encoding DUF4097 family beta strand repeat-containing protein, with protein MKKAMITGIVIFVGFFLAATLVWFVHDKDEYKKLKYDRAYSNVKMNNLNIDSYNSELTIKQGEHCGVKYYGDNDVKVYRTKDTLYIKEHKSDKRGYSVNINPFNQSKSKIEVTLPNKNINNLDVYSGFGNVNLDGINAKKGSIYQDNKYLKIQNSKFDNLSFKSDAGGVKIKNSDIFNSEFKTGVGNVEVNNSKLKKSLFVSELGYLNFTNMNSETDVKGSSKLDYIHLDYKDEPKNTLLKLHPGTGEAKVENKAFNKGKVGNSNNVIEFYTVKEDITIK; from the coding sequence ATGAAGAAGGCAATGATAACAGGCATAGTAATATTTGTAGGATTTTTCTTAGCAGCAACTTTAGTCTGGTTTGTGCATGATAAAGATGAATATAAAAAGCTAAAATATGATAGAGCATACAGTAATGTGAAAATGAATAATTTAAATATTGACAGCTATAATTCAGAACTCACAATTAAGCAAGGAGAACATTGTGGTGTTAAATATTATGGTGATAATGATGTTAAGGTATATCGCACAAAAGATACATTATATATAAAAGAGCATAAATCTGATAAGAGGGGTTATAGCGTTAATATTAATCCTTTTAATCAAAGTAAATCAAAAATTGAAGTTACACTTCCAAATAAAAACATTAATAATTTAGATGTATATTCAGGATTTGGAAATGTGAATCTTGATGGCATTAACGCGAAGAAAGGTTCGATTTATCAAGACAATAAATATTTAAAAATTCAAAATTCAAAATTTGATAATCTTTCCTTCAAGAGCGATGCTGGTGGAGTAAAAATTAAAAACAGTGATATCTTTAATAGTGAATTTAAGACAGGGGTAGGTAACGTCGAAGTAAATAATTCAAAGTTAAAAAAATCGTTATTTGTAAGTGAACTTGGTTATCTTAATTTCACAAACATGAATAGTGAAACAGATGTAAAAGGCTCAAGTAAGCTTGATTATATTCATTTGGACTATAAAGATGAACCTAAAAATACTTTATTAAAATTACACCCAGGTACAGGAGAGGCAAAAGTTGAAAATAAAGCTTTTAATAAAGGTAAGGTAGGAAATAGTAATAATGTAATTGAATTTTACACGGTAAAAGAAGATATCACAATAAAGTAA
- a CDS encoding C45 family autoproteolytic acyltransferase/hydolase — MQQVKSDIMTFRGSHYDLGVITALWLKQTPLLQNREREWKKRMPRFDIDVNETYQVFQTYAPEIWEELMGMQEVLNLPTKQMILNFAHYRFTDLKESGCTVFQGKDFMVRNYDYHPATYDGRYLLFQPNDGGLAQIGPTSRVTGRMDGMNEAGLTMGYNFMHRKHPANGFVCYMIGRLVLEYCKDVDEAVRFLKELPHRSSFSYILMDRKLNHAIVEVTPRSFDVRYDKVCTNHFEILTHENRNYTKESRERLERTVSQTSQSLDKHTAFKLFNDPKFEIYSKLFKSWSGTIHTSMYEPQNLTAWMTLGENQSPTSINFQSWLDGNELTIQQFNGLIDTDLTFANY; from the coding sequence ATGCAACAAGTGAAATCAGATATAATGACGTTTAGAGGATCGCATTATGATTTAGGGGTCATAACAGCGCTATGGCTAAAACAAACACCCTTATTGCAAAATCGTGAACGTGAATGGAAAAAACGTATGCCCCGATTTGATATAGATGTTAACGAAACGTATCAAGTATTTCAAACATACGCGCCAGAAATATGGGAAGAGTTAATGGGTATGCAAGAAGTACTGAACTTACCTACAAAACAAATGATATTAAATTTTGCACATTATCGTTTCACAGATTTAAAAGAAAGTGGATGTACTGTATTTCAAGGTAAGGATTTTATGGTGCGCAATTATGATTATCATCCTGCCACATACGATGGGAGATATTTATTATTCCAACCTAATGACGGAGGGCTAGCGCAAATTGGGCCTACGTCTAGAGTAACAGGTCGTATGGATGGTATGAATGAAGCTGGTTTGACGATGGGCTATAACTTTATGCATCGTAAACACCCTGCTAATGGCTTTGTATGTTATATGATTGGTCGTCTTGTTTTAGAATATTGTAAAGACGTTGATGAAGCCGTTAGATTCTTGAAAGAACTCCCTCATAGAAGCTCTTTCAGTTATATTTTAATGGATAGAAAGCTTAATCACGCAATCGTTGAGGTTACACCACGTTCTTTTGATGTCAGATATGATAAAGTATGTACAAATCATTTCGAAATCTTAACGCATGAAAACCGAAATTACACAAAAGAATCACGTGAACGTCTAGAACGTACTGTCTCACAAACTTCACAAAGCTTAGATAAACATACAGCTTTTAAATTATTTAATGATCCAAAATTCGAAATATATAGCAAATTATTTAAAAGTTGGTCAGGTACGATACACACTTCAATGTATGAACCGCAAAACTTAACCGCTTGGATGACACTAGGTGAAAATCAATCACCCACATCAATAAATTTTCAATCTTGGTTAGATGGAAATGAGTTAACTATCCAACAATTTAATGGTCTAATTGATACCGATTTAACATTCGCAAATTATTAA
- the pglS gene encoding 6-phosphogluconolactonase, whose amino-acid sequence MTTKGYIGSYTKKEGKGIYLFELNEDSGQISSVNTGYEIEASTYLAQTDDYLYAITKEGEHCGVAAFKKEASGSLTLINKCLESVEGTGCYISVSSDHNFLFEAVYGAGIARIYQLNKDTGEIIKLIQELNHDYPLGSHERQEHSHVHYINETPDCKYVVATDLGTDRVVTYEFSNEGLKEYKVSKFKDQDGPRHIAFHNNGEYAYIVHELSNYVSVAKYKDGQFEELERHLTVPEDFNDDTKLAAVRLSHDQQTLYISNRGHDSIAVFTITENGAGLNPVEIVKSGDQFPRDFNITESDDYLVCAHQEGNYEITVFKRDTNTGKLTPTDNQQIAPEGVHVSFI is encoded by the coding sequence ATGACGACGAAGGGTTATATTGGTTCATACACAAAAAAAGAAGGTAAAGGTATTTACTTATTCGAATTAAATGAAGATAGTGGACAAATTAGTTCTGTTAATACTGGTTATGAGATTGAAGCATCTACTTATCTTGCTCAAACAGATGATTATTTATACGCAATCACTAAAGAAGGTGAACACTGCGGGGTAGCTGCTTTTAAAAAAGAAGCTTCTGGTTCGTTAACATTAATTAATAAATGCTTAGAATCTGTAGAGGGTACAGGTTGCTATATATCGGTATCATCTGACCACAATTTTTTATTTGAAGCAGTGTACGGCGCTGGTATCGCTAGAATATATCAATTGAATAAAGATACAGGTGAGATCATTAAGTTAATTCAAGAATTAAATCACGACTATCCACTTGGAAGTCATGAACGTCAAGAGCATTCACATGTCCACTATATAAATGAAACACCCGATTGCAAATATGTTGTAGCTACTGATTTAGGTACAGACAGAGTTGTAACTTATGAATTCAGTAATGAAGGTCTTAAAGAATACAAAGTTTCTAAATTTAAAGATCAAGATGGTCCAAGACATATTGCATTTCACAATAATGGTGAATATGCCTACATTGTTCATGAATTATCTAATTATGTTAGCGTAGCTAAATATAAAGATGGTCAATTTGAAGAACTAGAACGTCATTTAACTGTTCCTGAAGATTTTAATGATGACACTAAATTAGCGGCTGTTCGCTTATCGCATGATCAACAAACTTTATATATTAGTAACCGTGGTCATGATAGTATTGCGGTATTCACGATTACAGAGAATGGCGCGGGACTAAACCCTGTAGAAATCGTTAAAAGTGGGGACCAATTCCCAAGAGATTTTAATATTACTGAATCAGATGACTATCTAGTTTGTGCCCATCAAGAGGGTAATTATGAAATTACAGTTTTTAAAAGAGACACAAATACTGGTAAATTAACGCCAACAGATAATCAACAAATTGCACCTGAAGGTGTACATGTTAGTTTTATTTAA
- a CDS encoding aldehyde dehydrogenase gives MPSIEQQFEESKAFFKTHKTKDLKFRKHQLKLLSKSIKNHENDLLDALKTDLGKSPVEAYATEIGITLKSIKTARKELKNWSKTKQVDTPLFMFPAKSYIKQEPYGTVLIIGPFNYPVQLLFEPLIGAIAAGNTAIIKPSELTPHVATVIRQIIEDVFTTDYIGVIEGGIEETQTLINLPFDYIFFTGSDKVGQIVYEAASKNLVPVTLELGGKSPVIVDDTANIKVASDRISFGKFTNAGQTCVAPDYILVNKKVKNELIEALKQSIQEFYGTNIEESPDFGRIVNDKHFNRLNELLNVHQNHVIFGGNANATTRYIEPTILDSITSSSKIMQDEIFGPILPIITYDDFNEAVDIIQSKAKPLSLYLFSEDENTTHRVLNELSFGGGAINDTLMHLANPNLPFGGVGMSGIGQYHGKYTFQTFSHSKSYIFRSTRLDSSVMYPPYKGKFKYIRTFFKNL, from the coding sequence TTGCCAAGCATTGAGCAACAATTTGAAGAAAGTAAAGCTTTTTTCAAAACACATAAAACGAAAGATTTAAAATTTCGAAAACATCAATTAAAACTTCTAAGTAAAAGTATTAAAAATCATGAAAATGATTTACTAGATGCTCTAAAGACTGATTTGGGAAAAAGTCCTGTTGAAGCATATGCCACAGAAATTGGTATCACACTAAAAAGTATTAAAACTGCGAGAAAAGAACTTAAAAATTGGTCTAAAACAAAACAAGTTGATACACCTCTATTTATGTTTCCGGCAAAAAGTTATATCAAACAAGAACCATATGGCACAGTATTAATCATTGGTCCATTTAATTATCCTGTACAGTTACTATTTGAACCTTTAATTGGGGCTATTGCAGCTGGAAATACTGCTATTATAAAACCATCTGAATTAACACCTCACGTTGCCACGGTCATTCGTCAAATTATTGAAGACGTATTTACTACTGATTATATAGGTGTTATCGAGGGTGGTATAGAAGAAACACAAACATTAATTAATCTGCCATTTGACTACATATTCTTTACAGGTAGTGACAAGGTTGGTCAAATCGTGTATGAAGCAGCAAGCAAAAATTTAGTTCCTGTTACCCTTGAATTAGGCGGTAAATCTCCAGTTATTGTAGATGATACTGCTAATATTAAAGTTGCTAGTGATCGTATTAGTTTCGGTAAATTTACTAATGCAGGACAAACATGTGTGGCTCCGGATTATATATTAGTTAATAAGAAGGTCAAAAACGAATTGATTGAAGCACTTAAACAAAGTATTCAAGAATTTTATGGTACTAACATAGAGGAAAGTCCAGATTTTGGTCGCATAGTTAATGATAAACACTTTAATCGCTTAAATGAATTACTTAACGTGCACCAAAACCATGTTATTTTCGGTGGTAATGCAAATGCTACAACACGCTATATAGAACCAACTATTTTAGATAGTATTACGTCAAGTTCTAAAATCATGCAAGATGAAATCTTTGGACCTATATTACCTATTATTACTTATGATGATTTTAATGAGGCAGTAGATATTATTCAGAGTAAAGCTAAACCGTTAAGTTTATATTTATTTAGTGAAGATGAGAATACTACACACCGTGTATTAAACGAATTATCTTTCGGTGGCGGTGCAATTAATGATACTTTAATGCATCTTGCTAATCCTAATTTACCATTTGGTGGTGTCGGAATGTCTGGCATTGGACAATATCATGGTAAATATACTTTCCAAACCTTTAGCCATAGCAAGTCATACATCTTTAGGTCTACGCGATTAGATTCAAGTGTTATGTATCCGCCTTATAAAGGTAAATTTAAATATATTAGAACATTTTTTAAAAACTTATAA
- a CDS encoding manganese-dependent inorganic pyrophosphatase — MAKTYIFGHQNPDTDAIASAIIMADFEQLTGNSEATPYRLGDINPETKFALDHFEVKAPELLSDNLDGQEVILVDHNEFQQSAETISDAEIKHVVDHHRIANFETASPLWYRAEPVGCTATILYKMYKERGFEIKPHIAGLMISAIISDSLLFKSPTCTDEDVNAAKDLKDLANVDLDEYGLEMLKAGASTTDKSAEELLDMDAKSFNMGDYVTRIAQVNTVDIDEVLNRKEDLEKAMLETSANEKYDLFVLVVTDIINSDSKILVVGAEKDKVGEAFKVQLDDGMAFLSGVVSRKKQVVPQITDALIK, encoded by the coding sequence ATGGCAAAAACTTATATTTTTGGACATCAAAATCCAGACACAGATGCAATAGCATCAGCTATCATCATGGCTGATTTTGAACAATTAACTGGTAACTCTGAAGCGACGCCATATCGTTTAGGAGATATTAATCCTGAAACTAAATTTGCTTTAGATCATTTTGAAGTTAAAGCACCAGAATTATTAAGTGATAATTTAGATGGTCAAGAAGTAATCTTAGTCGATCACAATGAGTTCCAACAAAGTGCTGAAACAATTTCTGACGCAGAGATTAAACACGTTGTGGATCATCATAGAATCGCTAATTTCGAAACTGCTTCACCGCTTTGGTACCGCGCAGAACCAGTTGGTTGTACTGCTACTATTCTTTACAAAATGTACAAAGAACGTGGCTTTGAAATTAAACCGCATATCGCAGGTTTGATGATTTCAGCAATTATTTCTGATAGCTTATTATTCAAATCTCCTACTTGTACTGATGAGGATGTAAATGCTGCTAAAGATTTAAAAGATTTAGCAAATGTTGATTTAGATGAATATGGCTTAGAAATGTTAAAAGCTGGTGCATCAACTACTGATAAATCTGCAGAGGAATTATTAGACATGGATGCTAAATCATTTAATATGGGCGACTATGTTACACGCATTGCCCAAGTAAATACTGTCGACATTGATGAAGTATTAAATCGTAAAGAAGATCTTGAAAAAGCAATGTTAGAAACAAGTGCTAATGAAAAGTATGATTTATTTGTATTAGTAGTTACTGACATTATTAATAGTGATTCTAAAATCTTAGTAGTAGGTGCTGAAAAAGATAAAGTCGGCGAGGCATTTAAAGTTCAATTAGATGATGGCATGGCATTCTTATCAGGCGTTGTATCACGTAAAAAACAAGTGGTACCTCAAATCACAGATGCTCTAATTAAATAA
- a CDS encoding cysteine hydrolase family protein yields the protein MTRKALIVVDYSYDFIADDGRLTCGKPGQDIESFILKRLETYQSEGQDIFFMMDLHYENDMFHPETKLFPPHNIEGTAGRELYGKIKAFYNNISGNSNIHYLNKRRYDSFYGTPLDSLLRERNIKDIEIVGVCTDICILHTAVSAYNLGYNITIPKDGVASFNESGHKWALGHFVNSLGAEVDVAK from the coding sequence ATGACTAGAAAAGCACTAATAGTAGTAGATTATTCTTATGACTTCATTGCAGATGATGGTCGATTAACATGTGGTAAACCTGGGCAAGATATTGAATCTTTTATACTGAAACGTTTAGAGACATATCAGTCTGAAGGCCAAGATATTTTCTTTATGATGGATTTACATTATGAGAACGATATGTTCCATCCTGAGACAAAGTTATTCCCTCCTCACAATATTGAGGGCACAGCAGGACGTGAATTATATGGTAAGATTAAAGCCTTTTATAATAACATTAGTGGAAACAGTAATATTCATTATTTAAATAAGCGTCGTTATGATTCATTCTATGGTACACCTCTAGATAGTCTATTGAGAGAGAGAAATATAAAAGATATTGAAATTGTGGGTGTTTGTACAGATATTTGTATTTTACACACTGCTGTTTCAGCCTATAATTTGGGGTATAACATTACTATTCCGAAAGATGGTGTTGCTTCATTCAATGAGAGTGGTCATAAATGGGCTTTAGGACATTTTGTAAACTCATTAGGCGCAGAGGTAGATGTAGCTAAATGA
- a CDS encoding glycosyl hydrolase family 28-related protein, with the protein MLINAQDYGLKGCNKRKDTKAIQRALNKARYGEHTVLIPSGTYYISKALIIYDSTTLLLEDDTTLLRCGKDALLKNGHRFGFYKGYQGNSHIYIKGGTFDMNGSKYPYNNTAMSIGHAEDIQLIGVTVLNVVGGHALDACGINGLYIKNCNFKGFNDFDGDRSFSEAIQLDIQVPGAFPKFGTTDGTITKNVVIENCYFGNSDDHQMRPWNRAIGSHASRYNKFYENVHIKDNCFEGTEDYALTPLKAKNMIISRNKFKNCKGGIRFLGVKDGKNAADPVTGKVMESQAGENFSVIGNHFIGEMKKDAIHIRSYNNVKHQQVFIAGNTFDKASQTIHLEDIEDLTLNQGEDVTIKKINVD; encoded by the coding sequence ATGTTAATAAATGCTCAAGATTATGGATTAAAAGGATGTAATAAACGCAAAGACACTAAAGCAATACAACGAGCACTGAATAAAGCAAGATATGGTGAACACACTGTACTTATACCTAGCGGTACATATTATATTTCGAAAGCACTCATCATTTATGACTCAACAACTTTATTACTAGAAGATGATACGACATTACTAAGATGTGGTAAGGATGCACTTTTAAAAAATGGCCATCGTTTTGGTTTTTATAAAGGATATCAAGGTAATAGTCATATTTATATTAAAGGTGGAACGTTTGATATGAATGGCTCTAAATATCCATACAATAATACTGCGATGTCAATTGGACATGCAGAAGATATTCAATTAATAGGTGTAACAGTATTAAACGTAGTTGGCGGACACGCTCTAGACGCTTGTGGTATCAATGGTTTGTATATCAAAAATTGCAATTTTAAAGGTTTTAATGATTTTGATGGGGATCGTTCATTTTCTGAAGCAATTCAATTAGATATTCAAGTACCTGGTGCGTTTCCTAAATTTGGGACGACAGACGGAACCATCACTAAAAATGTAGTCATTGAGAATTGTTATTTTGGGAATTCAGATGACCATCAAATGCGTCCATGGAATAGAGCAATTGGCTCACATGCAAGCAGGTATAATAAGTTCTACGAAAATGTGCATATAAAAGATAATTGTTTTGAGGGGACTGAAGACTATGCACTAACACCCCTAAAAGCTAAAAATATGATTATTTCACGCAATAAATTCAAAAATTGTAAAGGTGGTATTCGATTTTTAGGGGTAAAAGATGGAAAAAATGCTGCTGATCCTGTTACTGGCAAAGTCATGGAATCTCAAGCTGGTGAGAATTTCAGTGTGATTGGTAATCACTTTATTGGAGAAATGAAAAAAGATGCCATTCACATTAGAAGCTATAATAATGTAAAACATCAGCAAGTGTTTATCGCCGGTAATACTTTTGATAAAGCATCACAAACTATACATTTAGAAGATATAGAAGATTTAACCCTAAACCAGGGTGAAGATGTTACCATTAAAAAAATTAATGTAGACTGA